Below is a genomic region from Eupeodes corollae chromosome 1, idEupCoro1.1, whole genome shotgun sequence.
gactttaattctgctaactaggtcagtgtcgcttacagcccatacagttcgcCGTTATATCTTctactccattctccatctatgcgtacgggaccgaaaatcacccgaagaatttttgacaggatccaggccccagcgccataaatgagaaccgggatgatgagtgtcttatagatggtgatttcagatgctcaagagaggactttacttctaaattgccttctaaggccaaagaagcagcgattttcaagagttattcttcgttttatttcagcgctggtgtcgtcgTCTGCATTAAtagtggtgcctaggtagacaaagtccttaactacctcaaagttatagctgtccatggtgacgttttgttgaagacgtcgttgttcagtttCCTTTTTGGATGACAGCGTATAAtgggtcttgccctcattgacaactaaacccatcttcttctctttccgtcgcaatgctaaaaaacgctccactgaaatcacattttgatcttccaattatgtcattATTATCTGCGTATCTGGGTAaatggatggacctttggaagattgtgcctctagtgttaacggttgagttttgcacaattctttccagaacgatgttgaagaagtcgcatgacagtgcatcgccttgtctaaaaccttttttgacatcaaatgcatcggtaagatcttttccgaccttgatagagcagcgtgcattctccatcgtcattctgcacaaacggataagtttgacagggatgccaaaactagacattgctcggtagagctcttccctatagatgctgtcatacgcggctttaaaatcgataacgagatggtgggtatcgatgtgaagctcctgggttttttcgtagatctgccgtagtgatagtggatagtggactttcctggtctgaagccacactgataaggaccaatcaggttgttgacgaatgacttcagacgttcacataatacggcagagaggatcttatacgcaatgttaaggagactgatgcctctgtagttggcgcagtttagagggtctcctttcttatgtatcgggcacactatgctgagattccactcatcgggcacgCTTTcatccgaccatattttgcagatgagttggtgcatgctccctaccaagtcatcgcctgctgctttgaatagttcggcagcgatgccgtcagctccagcatcTTTGTTtgacgatgttcccttgatcgtctttacaggcttcggttcgtggctggtacccttgggaggttttttttaccttttggtaaaatttacgaacctcattcctgttttgacatccctctatctcctcgatcgcgcgcttctcatgctctcttttgtttccatctaagaagcctcttcctcttctgctcatagaactcGCGAGCAGCTTTGGTCCTCCTGTGCTTATTGTTTCGCTCCGTGCGATATccgcttcgcaactaaggtatatgttcttatatatttatatttatatttatatttatatttatatttatatttatatttatatttatatttatatttatatttatatttatatttatatttatatttatatttatatttatatttatatttatatttatatttatatttatatttatatttatatttatatttatatttatatttatatttatatttatatttatatttatatttatatttttatttatatttatatttatatttatatttttatttttgatcagcaaacattttttttttaaatttaaaaccccTTTTTTAACGATtgggttttaaaattaatatttgagtaaaccaaaattttgtttagtaaatCCCATTCACACCTACtttattattaattgatttGTTGAAAACAAGTTTCACcagttatttaaatattttcatattttttagattaaaaataatttaactatattaagggaataaaaaaacaactagaCCAAGACGAAGctgacatttttgattttgacgACATCTAGACGAGACTAGCAAAAGCCTCATCAGGTCTCGTCTAGTAATCAAGTCTTCGGTAacctgttttaaaaaataacaaacttcAACCTTCTCCTTTTGTCgtaataaaacaatattcctctttttagacttTTACAATaccttttatattttctaaaagtctAGATGGCTCGAGTGCAAAAAAATTCCGATGACCTTAACTTTTAAGGAAAAAGTGTTAAccataaaaaatattcaatattgctCCAGAAATTGTAAATTCATTTTGTGTTTGTTCTTCTAATCCTTCCAGCTTTTGCTTACCAATCCTTCAATTGACCATCGTTTGTCTTGAAAATCAGTATAAATTTCATCTTCAAACCAATGTCCAATCGAATTATTTAcacttgaataattttttaaccgCTTTAACCCttataattgatttatttgtattctttttttcaacttcCAGCCAACGACGACGATAACAAGACGTTTACAACCAGAGGACAATCAAATTTCCCTGAAACATCTTAGGGATATCATTCGTTTGGGAAACCCTCAAGAAAGAACTTTAACCATCATAATTCCTtcctttttattcttctttttctaatGAGAACGCACTTAAAGTGgaataaaaaaggaatccaacaaaaataaaataaaatcacatcttttgtattgatttttaaataacaatgaaAGAAGGAGAATAGTATAAatccaacaaaagaaaataaagctcATTACAAGCAATAACCAAAGAAAGATCTAAGGCCGTTGGACTAAATTTAtggaaaaacaacaaacaacaacacgAGAAACgaactaaaaattattatgataAATGGATTTAAGATTAAATCTAAAGCTCACAAGCACGAAGAAACTAAACGAGCAAAGTACCAGCCACCACCTTGTCATCATCCCTCAAGATATCAAACCGACGACGACCTCGTAATCGTAATTGTGTCAGCCCCACACCCTCCGGAAAGAGCGTACCACCCATCAGCCGACAAAACAACCCGAAAACATCATTTTAATGATCTTTCATAAATGGATACAAAAGAACAGCCATATAGATACAACATAATCGCATTCACCATTAGACATTTAGATACTCAGAAACATCAGCAACAGCAGAGGCAGCAGCCAGAGCCACATCCAGAGCCACATCCAAGAAGGAGGCCCAACTCTAGTCAAAGTAGTGAAAGTATcatctttattattttctttgcaGCCACAACGACGTCTACGGCTACGACTGCGAGTACGCCGAAGACGACGAAGACTACAACCGCGACGAGTGGAATTGGCATTATAGAGGCCGCAAGCGACGACATAATCATTCCTATTAAATCACCGACACCGCCTCCACCTCGGCCGCCACCTTCGccccaacgacaacgacaacaacaagcTATACAAAGATTTCTCAAAGTCGCTGGCACAGTTGAAGAAAATTACTGGCACTGAACGGAAGGCGGAATCCATAAATCATATTTGCGGGCGCGAGCAAGTGACGGAAGCTCATAAAACACAACCTCCCACCGCTCGAGCTACCATGGGGTCATAATCGAACAGCGACAGAAACTAAGTGCACAAAGGCATTGCGCTCCGACCGCCCCGACCCCAAAGTTGTCCATCGATCCATCGAACAACCACAACCAAAACTACCCAATCACACGCCTGACTCACAAGGGCCTTGCTCTTTGCTCTGAATGGATTCGTTTAGAATCAGCGAGGACGAATTCGCCAATGCCGCCGCCGCAGATACGCACCATTATAACATATCGACGCCGTCACTGGCCTTCCTCCTGCAACCCATTACCACAGCAGTGGACGTTGGAAGGCAGCTGCTCGATGAGGAGGAACTATCACCGCTGCTGGTCTACCCGTCATCGTCGCACAATGCAAACTTCACCACCCTTATTGCGTCCATCACGAACAGCAGTCCCGACTCGAGTGCGGGAAGTGTCACGAGTGTACTCTCAACATCTCTGGAACCGCTGCTCGATGGACCGTCCATCTTTAGCGAGTTCGATGGTGAAGTCGAACTTCCGCCACTCAAGACCATCATTGTCAGTCTCATCCTGCTCGTCGTGATTCTGGGCACGGTTGTAGGCAACGTCCTCGTCTGCATCGCTGTGTGCATGGTGCGGAAGCTGCGACGACCGTGCAACTACCTACTCGTATCGTTAGCTCTCTCAGACCTGTGTGTCGCCGTTCTAGTCATGCCCACCGCTCTGCTCTACGAGGTCCTGCAGCAATGGAACTACGGTCCGCTCTTCTGTGACATCTGGGTCTCGTTCGACGTGCTCTGCTGTACGGCGTCAATCCTAAACCTCTGCGCCATCTCAGTGGACCGCTATCTTGCTATCACAAAGCCGCTCGAATACGGCGTCAAGAGGACGCCTCGTCGAATGATGCTGTGCGTGGCACTGGTGTGGCTAGCGGCCGCTTGCATATCTCTGCCACCATTGCTGATTCTTGGCAACGAACACATCGGCGAGAATGGCGAGCCCATCTGCCGGGTGTGTCAGAACTTTGCCTACCAGATATACGCCACCGTTGGGTCGTTCTACCTGCCACTGTCCGTCATGCTCTTCGTCTACTATCAGATATTCCGTGCAGCCCGTCGCATTGTGCGCGAAGAGAAGCGTGCTCAGACACATCTCCAGAACGCCCTCAACGGAGCCGCCCAAACTCAACGCCCCGACTATGACGGACACGTCGGACCTCGCCACAGCGGAAACTCCCTGAGCACGTCGACATGCGGTGGCGGGACCCTAGTGAGCGGCAGCAGTAACCTGCTCGGCTCGCCGCATCAGAAGAAATTACGGTTTCAATTAGCCAAAGAGAAGAAAGCCTCAACTACTCTAGGGATCATTATGTCAGCGTTCACCATTTGCTGGCTGCCATTTTTTATACTAGCTCTCATCCGACCGTTTGTCGAGAGTGAAACAATTCATATTCCGGAGGCTCTCTCATCGTTGTTCCTATGGCTGGGCTATGCCAACTCACTCCTCAATCCCATTATTTATGCCACGCTGAATAGGGATTTCCGCAAACCGTTTCAAGAGATCCTCTATTTCCGGTGTTCGTCGCTCAATACGATGATGCGCGAGAACTACTATCAAGATCAATATGGCGAAGCACCATCCCAGAGGGTAGTTCTGGGTAATGAGGGCCATGGAGCACGGGAGAGCTTCCTCTGAAAGTCGATGTAGGGCTTATTTTATAGGACTGTAAGTGATGGGGGgcactaaataaaataattacaaaatatttttacaaaagaaaagttAGGGggaaaaacataacaaaaacaaaaccaaaaatataaaactcaacAAAACAAGGCGTGCTAACAAATCattgtaaatacaaaacaaaacaaaactaattaaatccGATTAATGTTACCTTATATGGAAaagttcttatataaaaattattacaaactgATTcagcaaaacaaatacaaaaatgtataactcATCAATGTTAGTGTATACTTTACGATGTATAAATAGTTTTAGGGGTTTTATCTTCTCATAATATTTGAAGTGAACGAGATCAGTTTTTGCGTGACGTGAGTGTGAAAATGTCAAAtagagttttattttagtttttcttttcatccATCAACCTAATTAATGGTTTCGAAACACatacctaaaaacaaaaaaacaacaacatattgatattattaaaattatgactttagtaaaatagaaacaaaatagaaTGATACCGGTAATtcatgttaaaattattaaaatatatctctgcatatttttaagtaaataaaatgagACCGATAAGTAAATGTTTCGACAGACtgagttttgaaaaagtttagtttatttaCGAGCACTAAGGTCTTAGGAAGTATTCAGAAACCccataaatggcgcccaatgtgggTTTTATAAGTGGAAAcactaaattaatatttaatattaagatAATCGTTTTTCTAAATGAAATCAATTCAATTCCTTATTTTGAATCCCGTTCGTCATACTCAGCAAATAGGagaaaaattagttaattttcAAGCACTTAGATCTTATGAAGTATTTGTGTTCAGAACTTAACTGGCGCCCAACATTAGTTCattggttttaaaattgaaattgaaaaagttcaatgaacaaatttgtattttcgagTTATCTTTTTTGTGCACCACAAAGTTCTAATTTCAAGTGgtataaaaatccattttctggcatagctttaaaaaaatcaacgtTCGGATGTCATACAATTAATCATGATCATGATCATTAGGACCCTTAACGAACCTTTTATGAGTTATGAGCACATCAAAGAAGAAGTTTACTGAACGATATttgaagtttgaataagaaagaGACGAAGCCCGTACTCGTAAAAATGACGCACTGCTTTGTTAAATACGATATTAAGCTTTTATTTGCTCTCATAACTCAAATTTCGAGCAATTTAACAAACATACGTAAGGAAAGGAAGGAACAACGTTTTTAACTAAACGATTTCAAACTTTCATTGGAATAGTGTGTTTAACTGGCCAAAATATTTCAAGGCCATAGTAAACTTTTGCAACCGTGTTGTTATCATAAGATCCCAAGTTAGAATCCGATTAAAGATTATACTTGAATTATCTACATACAAACGTAGGAAATAGGACTTTTCTGGgacagtattaaaaaaaatgatcaaaCACCATTCAAGAATGCTACAGAATGCTCGATTATCCCTAAATGACAGCTGATGTATAACTGACTATCGTCGGCAAAGACACGAACGgaacaatgggcaggttcattCAACAGAGGAGACTTTATTTGCAGTTCTtgaaacgtacattttgacttAAGCAACTAGTGCTGAAAACCGTTGTCGTTTGCAAATCACTTCTTAGGCAatctacaagtccatcacgatctGTGTCtcgtattgtaaagaaatattaattataagccctattctgctattcacgtggatcgtatattcgattcaccaATTCGATTCCCTTttacactgcctttgcattctgctatccatcgggtgaactacattatcccaaaccaatttgacatttaaataaacagctgttcatgtaaaaatcttggatgaattgttttgattcatagaaaaattaagttttatcaaTGCACCTAAGCAGAATATTTTGTGTAACTTTTGGAAATagtcaatatttgaatttttattccaattgtaagcagagAATAAAAGAGAGCtttggaaaaatgttaaaaagtggcTTCCTTCCcttcaaaatgttaatattattttatttattaaacacatattctaaatttagcaataaattagttttcacttacatttcgcttacaaaaattaacaaaccagacatcaaattaaaaatccgctgcattttatatgcggatctgaattttatagaatgaatgctttcacgtgaatagaagaataccgcgcagtattaccgacgttaccgacacacacagattcacttcgaatgaatagcagaataggcctgtATTCCATttccaatttgtcaaaaaacccTTATGCACAAAACAATAActagaattgtgcagaaaataaataattacatagTAATAAAGATCAGCTtttagataattaaaaaaacatgattaactgtcattttgatatttgtGGACTGGCGTTGgcaataattaacatttttttttactaattttgcagtgaaatttcaaatcttttggcagctggccaatctggtactagaaacttgcctttaTTTCCAACTTAGGCATTTCAATAACGtacattgaaaacaacaaaGAGCCAAGGATAGACCCTTGTGTGTTTGTTTAAGTCAATTTTACCTTTTGACgaataacatttttggaatattaCGTTTAATTGTTCCTTTTTCACTTTGTTGCGTAAATAGCACTCAATCTGCGAAATTACAAAGAACGTAACCTGCGTGCATTTTAATTGAAGGTTTTGTACGGTATGAATTCtggttgaatttcaatttgCTGTAT
It encodes:
- the LOC129943500 gene encoding 5-hydroxytryptamine receptor 1-like, which encodes MDSFRISEDEFANAAAADTHHYNISTPSLAFLLQPITTAVDVGRQLLDEEELSPLLVYPSSSHNANFTTLIASITNSSPDSSAGSVTSVLSTSLEPLLDGPSIFSEFDGEVELPPLKTIIVSLILLVVILGTVVGNVLVCIAVCMVRKLRRPCNYLLVSLALSDLCVAVLVMPTALLYEVLQQWNYGPLFCDIWVSFDVLCCTASILNLCAISVDRYLAITKPLEYGVKRTPRRMMLCVALVWLAAACISLPPLLILGNEHIGENGEPICRVCQNFAYQIYATVGSFYLPLSVMLFVYYQIFRAARRIVREEKRAQTHLQNALNGAAQTQRPDYDGHVGPRHSGNSLSTSTCGGGTLVSGSSNLLGSPHQKKLRFQLAKEKKASTTLGIIMSAFTICWLPFFILALIRPFVESETIHIPEALSSLFLWLGYANSLLNPIIYATLNRDFRKPFQEILYFRCSSLNTMMRENYYQDQYGEAPSQRVVLGNEGHGARESFL